One window from the genome of Flavobacterium agricola encodes:
- a CDS encoding 3',5'-cyclic-nucleotide phosphodiesterase yields MKKITSFLFSVCLSSFVFAQTPSFDIVPLGVYGGGLEGNLSAYLIGEHNANEFICFDAGTVGSGIKKAVENKTFTTTEADVLQNYIKGYFITHGHLDHNSGLIINSPSDAKKPIYGFDFVIDIYKDHYFINSTWINFANDGQTPILNKYQYHYLTAKKPVALQNTKLTATPFVLDHVKPYKSSAALIADANQNYVLYLSDTGADRLEKSEQLKNLWQYVAPLIKNKQLKAILIEVSFPNAQPEHLLFGHLTPNLLQEELASLAQFTGKKALKNLNVIITHIKPEGDNEAVIQQELLAKNPYHVHYIFPKQGEKISL; encoded by the coding sequence ATGAAAAAAATTACTTCCTTTTTATTCTCTGTTTGTTTGTCAAGTTTTGTATTTGCCCAAACTCCAAGTTTTGATATTGTGCCTTTAGGTGTTTATGGCGGAGGATTAGAAGGAAATTTATCGGCATATTTAATAGGCGAACACAACGCCAATGAATTTATTTGTTTTGATGCCGGAACCGTAGGATCTGGAATTAAAAAAGCGGTTGAAAATAAAACTTTTACAACCACAGAAGCCGATGTTTTACAAAACTACATTAAAGGTTATTTTATTACCCACGGGCATTTAGATCATAATTCCGGCTTAATAATCAATTCGCCTTCCGATGCTAAAAAACCAATTTACGGATTCGATTTTGTAATAGATATTTACAAAGATCATTACTTTATAAACAGCACCTGGATTAATTTTGCTAACGATGGGCAAACGCCTATTTTAAACAAATACCAATATCATTATTTAACAGCTAAAAAACCCGTTGCGTTGCAAAATACAAAGCTTACAGCAACGCCATTTGTTTTAGATCATGTTAAACCCTATAAAAGTTCGGCTGCTTTAATTGCAGATGCCAATCAAAATTATGTGTTGTATTTAAGTGATACAGGAGCAGACCGATTAGAAAAAAGCGAGCAGCTAAAAAACTTATGGCAATATGTTGCGCCATTAATTAAAAACAAACAGCTTAAAGCTATTTTAATTGAGGTTTCTTTCCCAAACGCACAACCCGAACATTTGCTTTTTGGCCATTTAACTCCAAATTTATTGCAAGAAGAATTAGCTAGCTTAGCTCAATTTACCGGCAAAAAAGCATTAAAAAATTTGAACGTAATTATTACGCATATTAAACCAGAAGGTGATAATGAAGCTGTGATTCAGCAAGAATTGTTAGCTAAAAACCCATATCACGTACATTATATTTTCCCGAAACAAGGTGAGAAAATAAGCTTATAA
- a CDS encoding YihY/virulence factor BrkB family protein: MKFTNFIIQFLKEHPVVRLLNNSVQSFLNDNALKFSAALSYYTVFAIAPLSIIIIAVCGYFYGETEVRSELFAQISALVGQNSAQQIETAMQNINIDGENKIAAIVGGVTLLFGASGVFAEIQSSINYIWGFQAKPTKGILRFVINRLLSFSMIVSLGFILLVTLILNSALDFIYNNFFKDLFDFSVYLMLILNNVVILLVVAILFAVIYKVLPGGHIRWKDASVGACFTAVLFMLGKYGIGFYLGNTNIATAYGAAGSVMLILVWVYYSAMILYFGAEFTKEYCKMYGVKIKPDKLSSPIIKYYEVPKPIAEQLINDIKSIHHK, from the coding sequence TCCTGTTGTTAGGTTGTTAAACAATTCCGTACAAAGTTTTTTAAACGATAATGCGCTTAAATTTAGCGCTGCGTTGTCGTATTATACCGTTTTTGCAATTGCACCTTTATCTATTATAATAATTGCGGTTTGCGGGTATTTTTATGGAGAAACCGAAGTGCGTAGCGAATTATTTGCACAAATTAGCGCTTTGGTTGGACAAAATTCGGCACAACAAATAGAAACTGCCATGCAAAACATAAACATTGATGGCGAAAATAAAATAGCTGCCATTGTTGGTGGTGTAACTTTGTTGTTTGGTGCCAGCGGAGTTTTTGCCGAAATTCAAAGTTCTATTAATTACATTTGGGGTTTTCAGGCTAAGCCAACCAAAGGTATTTTACGTTTTGTAATTAATCGTTTGCTGTCTTTTTCCATGATTGTTAGTTTAGGATTTATTTTGTTGGTAACCTTAATTTTAAACTCAGCTTTAGATTTTATTTACAATAACTTTTTTAAAGATTTGTTCGACTTTTCAGTTTATTTGATGCTGATTTTAAACAATGTGGTTATTTTACTTGTTGTAGCCATTTTGTTTGCAGTTATTTATAAGGTTTTGCCGGGCGGACATATTAGATGGAAAGATGCTTCGGTTGGAGCTTGTTTTACAGCTGTTTTATTTATGTTAGGTAAATACGGAATCGGGTTTTATTTGGGCAATACGAATATTGCAACGGCTTACGGAGCTGCCGGATCGGTTATGTTAATTTTAGTTTGGGTATATTATTCGGCTATGATTTTGTATTTCGGAGCTGAATTTACAAAAGAATATTGTAAAATGTACGGCGTTAAAATTAAACCCGATAAATTATCGAGCCCAATTATTAAATATTACGAAGTGCCAAAACCTATTGCCGAACAATTAATAAACGATATTAAAAGCATCCATCATAAATAA